One segment of Leptodactylus fuscus isolate aLepFus1 chromosome 7, aLepFus1.hap2, whole genome shotgun sequence DNA contains the following:
- the TFIP11 gene encoding tuftelin-interacting protein 11, with protein MSMSHLYGKDEDSDGVEMESFQITDWDIQNEFNPNRRKHWQTKEEATYGMWAERDSDDERPSFGGKKSRDYSAPVNFISAGIRKPAAEEKSDSDSENESAPKEEIQPKKLRTGGNFKPLQKTFAGGIKSNNDFGSWERHTKGIGQKLLQKMGYVPGRGLGKNAQGIIAPIEAKQRKGKGAVGAYGSERTKQSLKDFPTVDSEEEEEKEFQKELSQWRKDPGGGKKKPKYAYKTVEELKAKGIGGKVMSAPQKEISQVKVIDMTGREQKVYYSYSQISHKHNIPGETPTGGKEEKPQGFVLPELEHNLHLLIEMTEQEIIQNDRQLQYERDMVVNLTHELEKLSEVLSREDKAIYNLSQVLKTVEECEQRMQPGCDNPLTLDECARIFQMLQEKYYEEYKLSEKTDLAVAIIYPLMREYFKDWNPLRDPLYGIDIMTKWKNLLEEGHLSHSAQDAAMDTYHRLLWETWVPFLRNVISQWQPRNCAPMVDFLDSWVHLLPVWILDNILDQLIFPKLQKEVENWNPLTDTVPIHSWIHPWLPLMQSRLEPLFSPIRNKLANALQKWHPSDSSAKLILQPWKEVFTPGSWEAFMVKNIAPKLGMCLGEFIINPHQQHMDVFHWVMDWEGMISLSSLVGLLEKHFFPKWLQVLCSWLSNNPNYEEITKWYLGWKSMFSDQILAHPGIKDRFNEALDIMNRAVSSNVGAYMQPGARESIAYLTQTERRKDFQYEAMQERRDAESIAQRGIGVTTVPMNFKDLIQSKAEEHNIVFMPLIGKRHEGKQLYNFNRIVIYIDRGVVYVQGEKTWVPTSLQSLIDMAK; from the exons ATGTCTATGTCACACCTTTACGGGAAGGATGAAGACAGCGATGGCGTGGAGATGGAGAGCTTCCAGATCACCGACTGGGACATACAGAACGAGTTCAATCCAAACCGCAGGAAGCACTGGCAGACCAAGGAGGAAGCCACGTATGGCATGTGGGCAGAGCGAGACTCTGATGACGAAAGGCCAAGCTTTGGGGGCAAGAA GTCTCGCGACTACTCCGCTCCGGTAAATTTCATCAGCGCTGGGATCCGCAAGCCTGCAGCAGAGGAGAAATCGGATAGTGACTCTGAGAACGAGAGCGCACCCAAAGAAGAAATCCAGCCTAAGAAGCTCAGAACG GGTGGGAATTTTAAGCCTTTACAGAAAACTTTTGCTGGAGGAATCAAGTCCAATAACGATTTTGGCTCTTGGGAGAGACATACAAAGGGAATTGGTCAGAAACTTCTGCAGAAGATGGGTTACGTCCCCGGGAGAGGCTTGGGGAAGAACGCTCAAG GTATCATCGCTCCTATTGAGGCCAAGCAAAGAAAAGGAAAAGGAGCGGTGGGTGCCTACGGCTCCGAGAGAACCAAGCAGTCATTGAAGGATTTCCCCACGGTGGattcggaggaagaggaggagaag GAATTTCAGAAAGAATTGAGTCAATGGAGAAAGGACCCCGGTGGAGGCAAGAAGAAGCCCAAGTACGCGTATAAGACGGTGGAGGAGCTGAAAGCCAAGGGGATAGGGGGGAAAGTAATGTCTGCTCCCCAGAAGGAGATATCACAAGTCAAG GTGATTGACATGACCGGACGAGAACAGAAAGTCTATTACAGCTACAGTCAGATCTCCCACAAACACAACATCCCGGGAGAGACCCCCacgggagggaaagaggagaagcCTCAGGGGTTCGTCCTGCCTGAACTAGAGCACAACCTGCACCTCCTGATCGAGATGACGGAGCAGGAGATCATCCAGAATGACCGGCAGCTGCAGTACGAGAGGGACATGGTGGTAAATCTCACCCACGAGCTGGAAAAGCTCTCCGAAGTCTTATCCAGGGAGGACAAAGCCATTTATAACCTGAGCCAGGTCCTGAAGACGGTGGAGGAGTGTGAGCAGAGGATGCAGCCGGGCTGCGACAACCCCCTGACCCTGGACGAGTGTGCACGCATATTCCAGATgctgcaggaaaagtattatgaAGAGTACAAACTGTCGGAGAAGACAGACCTGGCGGTGGCCATCATCTACCCCCTGATGAGGGAATACTTTAAAGACTGGAACCCCCTGAGG GATCCCCTGTATGGTATCGATATCATGACCAAGTGGAAGAATCTTCTGGAAGAAGGACACTTGTCCCACAGTGCACAGGACGCAGCAATGGACACGTATCACAG ACTTCTCTGGGAGACATGGGTTCCTTTCCTGAGAAATGTCATCTCACAATGGCAGCCCAGAAATTGCGCGCCCATGGTGGACTTCTTGGACAGCTGGGTCCACTTGTTACCAGTCTGGATTCTGGATAATATACTGGACCAGCTCATTTTCCCCAAATTACAAAAAGAG gTGGAAAACTGGAACCCGCTGACGGACACCGTACCCATCCACTCCTGGATCCACCCCTGGCTGCCATTAATGCAGTCTCGGCTGGAGCCGCTCTTCTCTCCAATCAGGAACAAGCTAGCCAACGCCCTGCAGAAATGGCACCCGAGCGACTCCTCAGCCAAACTCATCCTGCAGCCCTGGAAAGAGGTTTTTACTCCCGGATCCTGGGAAGCCTTCATGGTGAAAAACATCGCACCCAAGCTAG GTATGTGCCTCGGAGAATTCATCATCAATCCGCACCAGCAGCACATGGACGTCTTCCACTGGGTGATGGATTGGGAGGGGATGATCTCACTATCGAGCCTCGTGGGACTCCTGGAGAAGCATTTCTTTCCAAAATGGCTACAG GTCTTATGTTCCTGGCTCAGTAATAATCCTAACTACGAGGAGATCACCAAGTGGTATCTCGGCTGGAAGTCCATGTTCTCAGACCAGATTCTTGCCCATCCTGGAATCAAGGACCGATTTAATGAAGCTTTGGACATAATGAATAGAGCCGTGTCCTCTAATGTTG GTGCGTACATGCAGCCCGGCGCCCGGGAAAGCATAGCCTACCTGACCCAGACCGAGAGGCGCAAAGACTTCCAGTACGAGGCCATGCAGGAGCGGCGTGACGCAGAGAGCATTGCCCAGAGAGGCATCGGCGTCACCACCGTGCCCATGAACTTCAAGGACTTGATCCAGTCTAAAGCCGAGGAACATAACATCGTCTTTATGCCGCTCATCGGCAAGAGGCACGAAGGGAAGCAGCTCTACAACTTCAACCGCATTGTCATCTACATAGACCGGGGTGTGGTGTACGTGCAGGGCGAGAAGACCTGGGTGCCCACCTCGCTGCAGAGCCTGATAGACATGGCCAAGTAG